The Sphingobacterium bambusae genome includes a window with the following:
- the rplE gene encoding 50S ribosomal protein L5, which yields MTYVPRLKAKYAEEIRTALKEKFQYKSVMQVPKLEKIVVSQGVGAATSDKKLIDNAVSELTLITGQQAVSTKSKKDISNFKLRKGMPVGARVTLRDNNMYEFLDRLIAVSLPRIRDFRGINDKGFDGRGNYNLGITEQIIFPEINIDKINKIQGMDITFVTSAGNDIEALELLKQFGLPFKNQNTNNNG from the coding sequence ATGACTTACGTACCAAGATTAAAAGCGAAATATGCGGAGGAAATCCGTACAGCGCTTAAAGAAAAATTCCAGTATAAAAGCGTTATGCAAGTTCCTAAACTGGAGAAAATCGTAGTATCCCAAGGTGTTGGTGCAGCTACTTCTGACAAGAAATTGATCGACAACGCGGTTTCCGAGTTGACATTGATCACTGGTCAGCAAGCAGTTTCTACTAAATCTAAAAAGGATATCTCTAACTTCAAATTGCGTAAAGGAATGCCTGTTGGTGCACGTGTTACATTGCGTGACAACAACATGTATGAATTCCTTGACCGTTTGATCGCTGTATCTTTGCCTCGTATCCGCGACTTCCGTGGTATCAATGACAAAGGTTTCGATGGAAGAGGTAACTACAACTTGGGTATCACCGAGCAGATCATCTTCCCAGAGATCAACATTGACAAGATCAACAAGATCCAAGGTATGGATATTACATTCGTAACTTCTGCAGGCAACGATATCGAAGCATTGGAGTTATTGAAACAGTTCGGTTTACCATTCAAAAATCAAAATACAAACAACAATGGCTAA
- the rpsN gene encoding 30S ribosomal protein S14 has product MAKEGLKAREVKRQKLVAKFAEKRAALKAAGDYAALDKLPKNASPVRLHNRCKLTGRPKGYMRQFGISRVTFREMALDGKIPGVKKASW; this is encoded by the coding sequence ATGGCTAAAGAAGGATTAAAAGCGCGTGAAGTAAAGCGTCAGAAATTGGTAGCTAAGTTTGCTGAAAAACGTGCTGCACTAAAAGCAGCTGGTGATTATGCAGCTTTAGACAAATTGCCAAAAAATGCTTCACCAGTACGTTTGCACAACCGTTGTAAATTGACTGGTCGTCCAAAAGGATATATGCGTCAATTCGGTATCTCTCGTGTAACATTCCGCGAGATGGCCTTAGACGGAAAGATCCCGGGAGTGAAAAAAGCTTCTTGGTAA
- the rpsH gene encoding 30S ribosomal protein S8 → MNTDPIADYLTRVRNAIKANHRVVEIPASNLKKEITKVLFDKGYIANYKFEENGPQGSIKVALKYHPVSKIPAIRTLTRVSKPGLRKYASVEDMPRVLNGLGIAILSTSKGVMTDKEARLQNVGGEVLCYVY, encoded by the coding sequence ATGAATACAGATCCAATAGCGGATTACCTTACACGAGTAAGGAATGCCATCAAGGCCAACCACAGGGTTGTTGAAATTCCTGCATCGAACCTTAAAAAAGAGATCACTAAAGTTCTTTTCGACAAAGGTTACATTGCTAATTACAAATTCGAAGAAAACGGTCCTCAAGGATCTATCAAAGTTGCTTTGAAGTATCACCCAGTTAGCAAAATTCCGGCTATTCGTACGTTGACACGTGTGAGTAAACCTGGTTTAAGAAAGTATGCAAGTGTGGAAGACATGCCGCGCGTTTTGAATGGTTTGGGTATCGCTATCTTGTCAACTTCTAAAGGAGTAATGACAGATAAAGAAGCTCGTCTACAAAATGTAGGTGGTGAGGTTTTATGTTACGTTTATTAA